The following are encoded in a window of Deltaproteobacteria bacterium genomic DNA:
- a CDS encoding YjbQ family protein encodes MMIAVNVKSSARTEMIDITGRIQGEIDGAGFKDGLCVLYAPHTTAAVTVNEGADPAVQSDILKELDKIIPLQDGYRHAEGNSAAHIKTSLIGPEQLIIVEDGKLVLGTWQRVFFCEFDGPRNRMLYIKLIG; translated from the coding sequence ATGATGATCGCCGTCAACGTAAAATCTTCCGCCCGAACGGAGATGATCGACATTACGGGAAGAATTCAGGGGGAGATCGACGGCGCCGGCTTTAAAGACGGTCTGTGCGTTTTGTATGCGCCCCACACCACCGCGGCCGTGACCGTAAACGAGGGGGCGGATCCGGCCGTCCAATCAGACATCCTCAAGGAACTCGATAAAATCATACCCCTTCAGGATGGGTATAGACATGCGGAAGGGAATTCCGCGGCCCATATCAAGACTTCTCTCATCGGACCGGAGCAGCTCATCATCGTCGAGGATGGAAAGCTTGTGTTGGGAACATGGCAGCGAGTATTTTTCTGCGAATTCGATGGACCACGAAACAGGATGCTATATATCAAGCTGATCGGATAG